The genomic DNA CGCGAAGAGGTACTCCAGGCCATGATTGGCGACGAGCGTCACCATGAGCAGAGCCATGGCGCCGGTGGCCGCCGAGATCATCCCGGGACGTCCTCCAAAGAACGCCGTCATCACCGCGATGATGAAGGAGGCATAGAGGCCCACCTTGGGATCGACTCCCGCGATGATGGAGAACGCGATGGCCTCGGGGATGAGCGCGAGCGCCACCACGGTCCCCGACATCAAGTCCCCCCGGATATTGGAAAACCACTCCTGCTTCAGCTGTGCCACATACGCCGTCGTCTTCAAGCTGTACTCTTCTCGGTGATAGGGAATAGGAGTCCGCGAGGCATCGGGTCTCCCGATGCCTCGAATGCGAAGGGCCCACGCTCCAGCGAAGCGGCCGCGCTCGCGGACGCAACCGTCGCGTGCGGCGAGGCCGCCGCGAGAACCGAACCGTGTGCCGGAAACAGAGACGAAGGGAGGAAGCAGCCTGGGCTCACCCGGAAGGGGGCGAACAACCCGGCGCGTTCCCGCCAGTCCTCGTCATGGTGGAGTCAGCATCCGTGAGCGTTCTCGCCCATCCCTCCACGCATTGCAATCGAAACCCGAGCGCGCTCAACCCCGCGCGCGGGCATCCATGCAGGCGCGGCAGGCCAGGCCGTCCCGGAACGCCTGCCCCTCGCGCAGGGACTTGCGCTGCCGGCACAGCACACACCCGAAGGTACCCGGTGTCTCCACGGGCTCGGTGAACGCCTCGACGGGCGGAAGGGCGGGCGGCTCGATGGGCAGGCGGTGGACCGGGACACCCGGCGTCGGGGTGACCTCGTCCTCCTCGTTCAACTCGACGACCTCCACCTTCCGAGTCGGCACGGGGACGGGCGGCGGCGCCCGGAGCGGCGGCGGCGCTTGACGTGGGATGCCCAGCGCGGCCAGCTCCGTCTCATCGATCAGCAGGCCGTGACATGCCGAGCACACCTCGACGGGGGCGCCCGAGCCCAGTTGCGCGGGCGTCAGCAGGATGCGGCACTCCACGCACGAGTGAGGTGTCTCGCCGCCCACGAGCTGATGCCGGGCCTTGTACTACAGTTGGACGTGGATATTGGGCGCTCTGCGGCGGTAGTGGCAGAGTTTGGCGACGGCCTGATGATGGCGCCGCCAGCGGCTCCAGCGCAGGATGAAGTCCAGCGCGGGCCGCACCACCCAACGCGCGAGTTTCCACATCAGACGTCTCACTTCCTGAACACTGAAGCGGATAAGGACAGGCCTCGCCGCCGTCGAAACGCTCCCATGCGACTGCTTCGATGCGGCGGGCCCAGGCGTTTTGGGACTGGGTGCTCCTTCTCGGACGCGTTGGCTATGACTCGCGCGGCCGCCAGGAATGCATGTGCTACCAGGCACAACGTCATGTGGCGGTACCACCCTCGCCATTTCCTCACCTCATAGTCGTCCAGTCCCACCTCCCCCTTGGCCGACTCGAAACATTCCTCCACCGGCCAGCGCTTGCCGGCCGCTTCCACCATGGCGGCCAGCGACGTCGTGGCCGGTGCATGCACCAGATAAAAGCTCACCTCGCTCTCCTCCGACACGCTTCGACGGAAGAGAAACCACCGCGCCTGGGTCCCCTCATGCGAATTGACTCGGACTCGCGCCCAGTCATACCAACGCGGTCCCTTGGCTCCCGCCCCCGCCGACAGCCTCGTCCATTCTCGCCTCTTCACCTCTTTCAAGACTTCTCCCGCCGTCACCTGCTCCACCCCGCGCCAGGCGTAGGTATTGGAGGCCACCGCCAGGACATACCGTTGCGACTGGCTCTCCAAAAACCGTCGCAACTCTCCATCCCGGCCATACACCTCATCTCCCACCACCCACTCGGGACGGAGTCCCGCGTCGAAGGCCCGCTGGAGCATGGCTCGCGCCAGCTCGGGTTTCGTCTGGAATCGCACCCGCCGTGGAATTCCCGCCTGACGACATCGGTCCGGGTCCTCCAGCCAGTGCTCGGGCAGGTACAGTTCGCGGTCCACCAGGCAGTGGCCCTTCTCGGTGACGTAGGCCAGGAAGACGCCTATCTGGCAATTCTCAATGCGGCCCGCCGTGCCACTGTACTGCCGGGCCACTCCCGCGGACTTGTCCCCCTTCTTCAAGAAGCCTGTCTCATCCATGGACAAGACGCCCCCCTCGCCCAGTCGCTCGCGGGCATACGTCAACACGTCATCCCGCAGCGCGTCCTCGTCCCAGTGCGCCCCGTTGAGCAGATGTTGAAAGGCGTAGGGCGTCGCCCTGCCCACCTCCTCGCTCAAGCCCCAGGCATTCTTACGCTCGACTCGGGCCAGCAACCCTTGCAACAGAGCCTCCGCCGAGGCTCGTGTCTCCGGACGTGCGAAGTGGGGCTCCACCCACTCCCGCACGCGGCGCCACTCCTGCTCCCATTTCTGGACGAGCACCGCTTCGTTGTTGTCCGAGACGATGGCGCTGCTGGACATGACCGCCCCCAGGTGAAGGTGACTTCTCCCATGGGTTGTAACCACGCCACCTCCGGCGTCACCTTCTCCTGCGTTTCGCTTTCTCTCCTGGCTCCCCACCAGACAAGTGGGGCCCGCTATCCCACCTCCGCAGTTGCGCGGACCCAGGGCTGCGCTATCTCAGTGGAGAAGGTACGTGCGCGGGGCCCACGGAAGACGGCTCAAGGGAGGTGGTCGCAGCGACCGGGTCAACGGCACTCCTCTGTCGGCCTGGAAAGTACAACTGTAGTACTTGGCGCCAAAGGAGTTCTGGAGGTGTCCCCCCGCCGCCCACACCTTCGAGCAGTGGGCGCAGCCCCACAATTCGACCTCGGTGCCAGCGGGACTGGTCACTCGAAATGGTTGAAGTACGCGCGTGCAGTGGGGACAGCGGGTCTCGGCCTTCATGGCCGTGAATCCTAGGCCATCCGCCCTCCGATTCGAGCCCTCTTCTACTCGGCGCCGAACCAGACGCAGGCGATGCCCAGGTCGTCCCGGAGCACGTTTCCCTCTTGGGCGAACGCCTCCAGGGCCACGGTCAACCGGCGCTTGACGAACCCACTGCCACGGTCCTCGAACGCGAGCAGTTCCCGCGCGACTTCTGGGGTCGGCACCTGGCCGATCTTGAAGAGCCCATCCGTGAGCACCGCGATGGCCTCGATGCCCTCGTCCGCGGGACGGAAGCGCTCCACGTAGCCCTGACTCAGGCGATCGAACTCGTGCCGGATGGACCCCGACTCCATCACCTTGAGCCCCCCGTCACGGGCTTCCCGGAACACGAGGAAGCGCTCGTGGGCGGGATCATCGACCCCCTTCTGGATCTCTCCCACGTACTCCCGGTACAGGTCCTCGTGCAGGCAGTAGTTGAGATAGAAGGGCGCGTTGCTGTCCCATTCGAGCCAGACGACCTTGTAGCGCCCGTCCGCGTAGCGCAGGACATAGGCGCCATCCCCGAAGAGATAGACGGCCGCGTCGCGGGGATTGGCCACGAAGCCCACCAGGGTGGCGAAATAGTCCTGCCGGTCCGTGGAGATGTGGTTCGCCAGGAACTCGGTCTTCAACGCGGAGAAGAACTCCGGACCGAACGCCTGCACGGGCTCCTTGAACCGGGGCCGCAGGGCCTTCTGGAAGGCGAAGCAGAGCGCCCGGGCGCCCACGTCGGTATGGGTGTACATGCCCGAGCACCCATCCGACACGACCCCATAGACCGTGTCCGTACCGAAGGCGCCCGACAGGGCGTAGTCCTCACAGGGCGTG from Melittangium boletus DSM 14713 includes the following:
- a CDS encoding zf-TFIIB domain-containing protein, whose product is MGGETPHSCVECRILLTPAQLGSGAPVEVCSACHGLLIDETELAALGIPRQAPPPLRAPPPVPVPTRKVEVVELNEEDEVTPTPGVPVHRLPIEPPALPPVEAFTEPVETPGTFGCVLCRQRKSLREGQAFRDGLACRACMDARARG
- a CDS encoding IS701 family transposase → MSSSAIVSDNNEAVLVQKWEQEWRRVREWVEPHFARPETRASAEALLQGLLARVERKNAWGLSEEVGRATPYAFQHLLNGAHWDEDALRDDVLTYARERLGEGGVLSMDETGFLKKGDKSAGVARQYSGTAGRIENCQIGVFLAYVTEKGHCLVDRELYLPEHWLEDPDRCRQAGIPRRVRFQTKPELARAMLQRAFDAGLRPEWVVGDEVYGRDGELRRFLESQSQRYVLAVASNTYAWRGVEQVTAGEVLKEVKRREWTRLSAGAGAKGPRWYDWARVRVNSHEGTQARWFLFRRSVSEESEVSFYLVHAPATTSLAAMVEAAGKRWPVEECFESAKGEVGLDDYEVRKWRGWYRHMTLCLVAHAFLAAARVIANASEKEHPVPKRLGPPHRSSRMGAFRRRRGLSLSASVFRK
- a CDS encoding protein phosphatase 2C domain-containing protein — translated: MNTDHFFATGHPHLVRGTPCEDYALSGAFGTDTVYGVVSDGCSGMYTHTDVGARALCFAFQKALRPRFKEPVQAFGPEFFSALKTEFLANHISTDRQDYFATLVGFVANPRDAAVYLFGDGAYVLRYADGRYKVVWLEWDSNAPFYLNYCLHEDLYREYVGEIQKGVDDPAHERFLVFREARDGGLKVMESGSIRHEFDRLSQGYVERFRPADEGIEAIAVLTDGLFKIGQVPTPEVARELLAFEDRGSGFVKRRLTVALEAFAQEGNVLRDDLGIACVWFGAE